In Actinomadura citrea, a single window of DNA contains:
- a CDS encoding (deoxy)nucleoside triphosphate pyrophosphohydrolase — MDLVVVGAAILADGRLLAAQRAEPPHMAGGWELPGGKVDPGESDEDALVRECHEELAVKVRLVRRVGGDWRLSERAVLRVWTAELAEGEPQPLEHLELRWLTPPELYDVDWLPGDRPVIDLLAAQGLT, encoded by the coding sequence ATCGATCTCGTGGTGGTGGGGGCGGCGATCCTCGCGGACGGGCGGCTGCTGGCCGCCCAGCGCGCCGAGCCGCCGCACATGGCGGGCGGCTGGGAGCTCCCCGGCGGCAAGGTCGACCCCGGGGAGTCGGACGAGGACGCCCTGGTACGCGAGTGCCACGAGGAACTGGCCGTGAAGGTGCGCCTCGTCCGCCGCGTCGGCGGCGACTGGCGCCTGAGCGAGCGCGCCGTCCTGCGCGTCTGGACGGCCGAGCTGGCAGAAGGCGAGCCCCAGCCTCTGGAACACCTGGAACTCCGCTGGCTGACCCCGCCCGAGCTCTACGACGTCGACTGGCTCCCCGGCGACCGCCCAGTGATAGACCTCCTGGCCGCCCAGGGCCTCACCTAG
- a CDS encoding Mut7-C ubiquitin/RNAse domain-containing protein → MFLPATRRESPARVPFDGTSTLGHLVESLGVPLPEAGPMTADGEPAGPATRPDAGAEVRVAAVPRPQPVPLEPGQVAPRFLLDVHLGTLARRMRLLGLDTAYHNDMDDPALVVQANEERRVLLTQDRGLLRRRALWFGAYVRGSRPDDQLRDLLDRFAPVLRPWTRCTACNGELVPVDKEEIERELRAGTRRSYDVYGRCAGCGQVYWRGAHGDHLEEIVRDATRLVASLRGNGTGRTGAAV, encoded by the coding sequence ATGTTCCTGCCCGCCACCCGGCGGGAGTCCCCGGCGCGGGTGCCCTTCGACGGAACCTCGACGCTGGGGCACCTCGTGGAGTCGCTGGGCGTCCCGCTGCCCGAGGCGGGCCCGATGACCGCCGACGGCGAGCCCGCCGGGCCCGCCACCCGGCCGGACGCCGGGGCCGAGGTCCGCGTCGCGGCGGTGCCGCGCCCCCAGCCCGTGCCGCTGGAGCCGGGCCAGGTCGCCCCCCGCTTCCTCCTGGACGTGCACCTCGGCACGCTGGCCCGGCGCATGCGCCTGCTCGGCCTCGACACCGCCTACCACAACGACATGGACGACCCGGCGCTCGTCGTCCAGGCCAACGAGGAGCGCCGCGTCCTGCTCACCCAGGACCGCGGCCTCCTGCGCCGCCGCGCCCTGTGGTTCGGCGCCTACGTCCGCGGCTCGCGGCCGGACGACCAGCTCCGCGACCTGCTCGACCGCTTCGCGCCCGTCCTGCGGCCGTGGACGCGCTGCACCGCCTGCAACGGCGAGCTCGTCCCCGTCGACAAGGAGGAGATCGAGCGCGAGCTGCGGGCGGGCACGCGCCGCAGCTACGACGTCTACGGCCGCTGCGCCGGGTGCGGGCAGGTCTACTGGCGCGGGGCGCACGGCGACCACCTTGAGGAGATCGTCCGCGACGCGACGCGTCTGGTCGCCTCCCTCCGGGGGAACGGAACCGGACGGACCGGCGCCGCGGTCTGA